GCAGGGATATCCAGAACGCTTCCAATAAATCGTTTCCGTGAAGTTGCCAACAATAGAGGGTAACCCATTTTTGTTAATTCCTCAAGGTTATTCATCACAACAAAATTATCCTTCATTGATTTCGCAAAACCAATCCCCGGATCTAAAATGATCTTTTCTTCTGGAACACCAGCATCAAGTGCTATTTGGATACTTTCTTCAAGATCCTCCTTCATATCGTCCATAATTGAATGGTAATTCTCATCGGTGCGGTTATGCATCAATATAATAGGAACACCATATTCTGCGGCAACCTTTGCAATTTCCGGATCATGTTTTGCCCCCCAAATGTCATTAATAATATCCGCTCCTGCTTCAACAGCCTTTCTTGCTACTTCCGCTTTAAATGTATCGATAGAAATTGCAGCAGTAACATTTTTCTTCAAAGCTTTGATAGCTGGTACAACACGATCAATCTCTTCTTTAGCTGATACAGGTATATGACCTGGACGTGTTGATTCCCCACCGATATCTATCATATCTGCTCCTTGCTGCTCCATAAGCATGGCTTGTTCAACAGCCTTCTCGATTGTTGTGTATTTTCCGCCATCAGAAAATGAGTCTGGTGTGACATTTAAGATTCCCATGATATGTGTGCGTTTCGATAAATCAAATGTCCGGTTTGCTGTTTGTAAAATCATTTTATCTGTGTCCCGCCTTCATAAGTTTCTTTGTATTCTATATCGTATCAATTTTTTACCAAGAAAAAAAGGACTAGCACCGAGGATGCCAATCCTTTTCTTCTATATTCCCTTATTCATTATCCTCGAATCGGTATAAAGGTGTAGACAAATATCTTTCTCCATTATCCGGCAAGATAGCAAGAACCTTTTTCCCTTTCCCTAGTTCTTTGGCAACCTTTAATGCAGCAGCAACTGCAGCACCTGAAGATACACCACCTAAAATACCATTCGTTGTTGCTACTTGACGAGCAGCTTCATATGCTTCATCGTTTTCGATTGTTAATACTTTTTCATAAATATCTGTATCTAACAC
This region of Oceanobacillus sp. FSL K6-2867 genomic DNA includes:
- the folP gene encoding dihydropteroate synthase, whose amino-acid sequence is MILQTANRTFDLSKRTHIMGILNVTPDSFSDGGKYTTIEKAVEQAMLMEQQGADMIDIGGESTRPGHIPVSAKEEIDRVVPAIKALKKNVTAAISIDTFKAEVARKAVEAGADIINDIWGAKHDPEIAKVAAEYGVPIILMHNRTDENYHSIMDDMKEDLEESIQIALDAGVPEEKIILDPGIGFAKSMKDNFVVMNNLEELTKMGYPLLLATSRKRFIGSVLDIPAEERDNGTVATTCLGITKGAQMVRVHNVKRNREAAQMMDAMLAEGGSFIG